TGACATGTATTagatttgaataacatgcttttctctttattatgtggtaattgcatggagttaaccctttctatttgctacttgttgtttgggcgcttaacgctattaggcgatggagagcctttcgctgaagcttagctgttcgagttggagaccgtgaccgtgggcggtcgagtagaggtggatgaagcagttgcttctccctttttggtggactatgtctgagtttctttctccTTCTGAAAACtatgttgtttaaaccttatctcgccacttgtctaagtgagcgtacttattttggaaccccGTTTATGGTGTGGTGAACTACTCTATGTTATGTATATTATTAtgtcgggaaacaagttatttaaataaagttatgtaacgtttccaaccctatggtatttagtcttttcattttttttttaaaaatacccTTTggttttagggattgcagaatagtccttagactttgttaggttacttaatgtgattcctcagttgagaaattggggcgttacccAAACTAACCCATACATCTCTAACCAGAAATAGAACTAGAACAGAGATGTTTTAGACTTTGTCCCTTCCACTCCTTCTCCCTCCCACTCTCTCCCTGCTTCCCAGCCTCACAAACCAATCTGAATCTTCACCTTCCTCCCATTTTTTTGTTGAAGTTGCAAGAAAGCCTCCATCTTTCTTGCCCCTGTCATCATAATGACTGAATAAGAAGCATCAGaacacaaaaattgaaaacagatGAAAAAGGTTAGATTTTTAGAAGGGGGAAAACACCAAACCCAGCAAGATCAACGCCAATCCCAACCCTTCTCCCTCCACTCTCTTCCCAACAACCAAGGTTGGTTTTTCGATCGATGGCAAGATATGCTTCAGAGGCAGCAAGCTCCGCTTCAATCTGCTTCGATTTATGGAAACCCAACCCAGCAATTTCACCGCTGCAAGGATTTCAAAGGCTCTTGGCAGTATCAACCCAGTGGTGCTACAGTTCTGTTGAACTTGGAGGGGGTCGAtttacaattttacccttctatTGTTGATTCAATCTTAACCGTTCGTTTGAAGAATATTCTAGGAATCTTAGATCTAAAGGTATTAAGTAaatggtgcaccggtggaccaaaataataaaggtccaccctagtgggcaccagtTTCATCACTAAAACTTAACAATcaggataaaaaaaatataaaagacaagttttaaaataaaaaatttatttattatattgtaATTTATTCCTTTATACTTTAAATGATGAACCGAAGGATTTTACATCCTTCAAtttgttaggaaataacacaattgaaaaaataaaataaatagaagcAAAATTAACAACACAAGAGTATAACATGAAAAACTCtcgaattgaaaaaaaaaaaaaaaccatgctCGTTGTGAGAAAAGTCAACCAGATAATAAGAGATGTGAAAATTATCATAACACATTGTTTACTCGAATTTTTAGTAAACAAATATGAATCCACAAGCAATTTGAAACTGGATTCAAGTCCTCTTGTGTTCTTATAGTGAAAGCTTATAAGTATCAACTTTGATttaaaaagttaaagaaaagaTGTGTTTGAAGAACAAGGACAACGAaacttaaaacaaataaaagatTGCGGAATTGAAAAAAGTGAAATAATAAGAATGGAGGAAAAACATAAATTCCATTGGAGTTAAGATGGTTTCACAATATACATACTCTATAACTTGGAATTGCTATATAGTCACGTTCATTTGGCCGGACTTTGTAAGCAGATATGAGCTTTTTGAGAGTACGATGACAGaaatcctatttatagattAAGTCTTAGTTGTCTTTACAACAATCAATTGACTAGATTCAAACATGTATTTTTAACGTGTTTTCGTTGTTGGTTTTTCATTTCCCATGTGTCATGACTTGGGATTCTTTTAACTGCCCAACTGCAAGTACATATCTAATTCTTCAAGTAACACCAATGATCCTCAACCATCAAAACCTGACTATGTTACCAACAAAATTTCGACAAAAGACTAAAACATGATCTTGCAAACACCTTCATAACTTAGCCGGCCGATCGGAGGTTATCTACACACTACTTGAGTGAAAATGTCAACCTTTATTCTATGGCTCAAAACCTACCCATAATTGACATTTGGTTTCACTCTTAACCATCTCATGACCCCAATACACTcattaaagaaaatattttaactacatctcacaatactctaaaacaagagtatAAGAGAAATAGAAAACACAAACATAAGTAAAAGTGTTTCCATGTGTTGTTACAAGGAACTTTGATATCTTTATATATAGCTTTGAGCCCCACCCTTCGCCATGCTAAGTCATGTGTGACTTCTCCAAGATGTTTTCCTTAACCTCTTTCTTCCCTTAACAATATTAGCAATatgagacttacattgcaatcaacctcaACGATCTTCACCTTGATTGCAAGGGTCCTTCTGCTTTCGTCATCTATGATATACCCCAAGGATCAAACTTTAGATTAAACAAGGATCAAACTGAAATTTCACCTACCATGATCTGagatttcattttattattataataatgaaGACAACAATGATCAAACTCTAGATCACTTGTATGTGAAGAACTctgaatagttttatattatattatattatattatatatatatatagggaatgtatcttatgagaaatgtgatcttgtgtgagaaaatgagaataagatctaatcatgaatggttTAGAAATCTAGACCATTCATAATTAGATTTATcagtcgtgatttattctcattttctcatgtaagatcacctttctcataaaatacatcatctatatatatatatattgagaaTGTGTGGTCATAAGTAAAAATAAAGGTGCttttagaaaggaaaaaaatacaCTAAACATGCACATTTAATATATAAAGGTTGCATTAAAAGTTATATTCTTTGTACTatgcatttatttatttatcctaGTCCAGAAGTCCTCAATAAATGCATATTCCATGGTTTTGGACCCAAACTATGAAAGCAAGATAAAAGATTGGTTAAGACTTTTGAGAATATTAAGTTCAAAAAAGACTTTTGAGAATATTAATAAAGTGGGGCCCTTGATTGAAGGTACTCAGAATAATTGGTTGTGGTCGTTCACACCCTATCTTTTTCCTTCCTTCGACAATcatgaaaatatgaaatgaacaacaacaatgatgatgatgatctgaGGAACCGTGTTTGTCTCAGAGCTCATCGATGAagcgaaggagaagaagaaaagatcCAAATTTCGAAGAAATTTACGATTTTGCGACATGGGTTTGTCCAAGGAGAATCTAACAGGTCTTACTCTAGCGTTGGTATCAAGTGGCTTCATTGGCTCAAGCTTCATCATCAAGAAACAAGGTCTCAGAAGAGCAGCTGCAGTTTCTGGTGTCAGGGCTGGTAAGACAGACAgagaattttcaatttttgttgtgATTTTTCATAGCTTGTTTTGGTTTTTCATGGTTTTAATCTTCCATCATTTTGCAGGTGTTGGTGGCTATTATTATCTCATGGAACCACTCTGGTGGGTGGGGTTGATCATAAGTAAGCCTTTGATGctctttctttgtttttggGGGTTGATTTTCTTGTGCttcaatggttttttttttttttttgtgacttTGTGTTCATAGTTGGCTTTGATTTCATCTAATCTTTGTATGAAATTAACTAGATTGAATTAATTTCGTTTTACATTGTTCAATGGAATATGGAATCTGGATTTTTTTTTGCCTTTACTCGAATGTCTCACCGGTTCGGGAATCTGTAATTGTCCTTCCAACAAATGACTTTATCGGGGTTCGAACTTGTGTTTCATCCTCACCGGGTTTAGCTTGCTTAAGACTAGACCGACAAATGATTTTTAACACTTATTCtagttttttgtttatttattagAAGATGCGAATTTTAGTTTTTCAAgggatttttttcttcttccaatATCTGATTTCTTGCAGAATCTGTTTCTGTGTGGTTTCTTGTTCAGTGATTATAGGAGAGGTTGCAAACTTTGTTGCGTATGCGTTTGCCCCTGCAGTTCTAGTTACCCCTCTCGGCGCATTAAGTATAATTGTGAGGTATACTTAGTTTTCTTCCTCAATTAAGAATCAAGACAGTTTTGACTTCTAACTCTGATGGCAACATTGTTGCATGTTTTGGTTGTAACCTCTAGTGCTGTTTTGGCTGACCTTATTCTGAAAGAGAAGCTACCCCATCTTGGGATATTAGGCTGTGTGATGTGCATTGCTGGctctattattattgttataaaTGCTCCTAAGGAGCAACCTATCACATCTGTTCTGGAAATATGGAACATGGCTACTCAACCAGGTTAGAACACACAACTTTATCTCAATTCAACTTATTGTAGTTCCTTGACAACAGAGGTATTCTTCTTGCGTGCAGCATTTCTGGCTTATGTGGCTTCAGTAATGGTATTGGTTTTCATCCTGGTTTTCCATTTTGCACCAACATGTGGGCATTCCAATGTGCTTGTTTATACTGGCATTTGTTCATTGATGGGTTCCCTCTCTGTAAGTAAATCAACTTTATCTCTCTTGCGCAGTCTTCTTGATAATTGGCCAAAACTTCAAAGATTTGTTTATTCAAAGTTGTTTAGTTTAAAACATATACAACCATGTAACTTTATGTTGAAAGTAATTCAATCTTCACGATCCACTAACACTGTCTGGTGAGACCTGTTATAATAGTGAATTTCATAAATAAAGTTTTAGCTTCCATGCAATGTTGTGAAAAGCTAGATTCTACGTAGAATCGGAGAGGGGTTCAAAATCGTATAATCGTATAATCGTAAATTGAATCGTAAGATTCTACcataaatagaaaaacaaaaaaatagcatTGATATCTTGTAAGTCACATCATTTAACAAAAATTGGAATAAAAATTCATCAGATTAACATCCATATAAGTCATAATCTCAATCCAAAATCATAAGAGTACTAGAACATGAAATTAAAAGATGAAACAGAGACGTTGAAGAATGAAGGAAAACAAAGATgttgaagaatgaagagaaaaCATAAGAGGAAGAGACCTAGATAGAGACTACAGAAAACAGAGCATGAATGCGTGATTCAATTCACTCTACTATGAGTGAATTAAATAGGCAATTAGAGGCATGAAGGTTGGGTCACATGAGTTGATTTTTCGAAATATACAATCAGTTATTAATTCTTATCAATTAAGCATTCAAATTTGGCAACTACAATCAATTAGAGCTTCAATTTCGAAATCCCCTAAATGCTGGGTGGTGGGTTGTTTTTCCCACAAAGTAAAAAAACTCTCTAGTTTCCCCAATTTTAGGAATCagcttcaaaaattaaaaaaatactagaATCGTAAGATTCAATAAGATTTTACGATTTTACGATTAAAATCTAAGATTCTACGGGATTCCACCAAAAAAAGATTTTGCATGCGTTTTGAATCGGAACAGTGCTACTTTGCTAACATTGCTTCCATGTAACTTCACATGTTATTTATATTACATATACTATTATGTTTTAAAGCTTTCTCCCTCTCCCCCAATTAATGTGCACTTATTTCTATCAAAATAACTGATGATGTTTTCTGAAAGTTGAAAAGTGTTTCCTTTTAGTAACACTGCAATAATTTCTCTACTGACTGATATGAAACTACTATAATTTTGCAGGTGATGAGTGTTAAAGCCCTTGGGACTTCTTTGAAATTAACTTTTGAAGGCAAAAATCAGTTGATCTACCCGGAGACATGGTTCTTTATGTTAGTTGTGGCTATATGTGTCATCATGCAAATGAATTATCTTAATAAGGTTTGTTACTTATTGACTCTTAAAGTTAGGAATCTGACCTCATCCTAAATACATTTTTGCCAATGATCTATTGGTGGTTGTTCAAACATGTGGCAAATTTTAAGTTGAAATATACCTTCCGATTGTAATTTGTTAGTATATAAGAAGAAATTTGTCCCTTGCTCTTTTTTTTCACATGGTTTGCTTCTATTCTATCTTAATCCATATATATCATAGTAACTGctttttcttagttttttttgaaagaaaggCTTACTAGAtatagaagagaaaaaaacaagGACGGAGGATATCGGTGAGCTGAGAGGCTCAAAatgaaaaatgcaattaaacTACCTATTGAGTCTATATATCCAGAAAACTCCCTTACAGATCATTGTGCTAAACACCAAAGCAAGGCCATAGGTACAACCCCATCTCATAACACATTTAAGGAAATAAGGTTAGAGAAGCCCTTTGAATAGTATTACACACAGtgtttataaattttaatatgaCATTGTTTTTTATTATTGAAGATCCTTAACAAAATATAAGAtagtttagggttttgtgtgtAATTTTACCAGTGTTTCTTTGCCAAGAGGTTCTCGTGTTGTGGAAGTGTGCTGGATATTCAATGAGTTCTTGAGTATTAGGTATAAGAGGAAAACAAGATATTGTACTTATCCTAGCCTTTAATATAACATCCCTTTCATATGTTACTGTGAGCAATGGATCAGTTAGTACATGGGAAATTTTACTAGAACTTGCAGATATAACTTGTATCATTGATTCATGTCATAAGATATTCAATGAAGTATGTCTACATACTACATTTCATAATGCTCTACTTTTATTCGGACTTGAGGCCAGCTATGCAAAGTTTTGCAAGAAAGCACGACATACGCAAAGTTGTGGGGAGAAGCTATAGTGTATCCATGGGCTTAGGCTCAGGAAATGAAGTGGCTTTACTTGTACTTTTGACATATCACATAGGTAGACTAGGAATCAATCAAAGCAAAGAAACTCAGATTTG
This is a stretch of genomic DNA from Lotus japonicus ecotype B-129 chromosome 1, LjGifu_v1.2. It encodes these proteins:
- the LOC130733291 gene encoding probable magnesium transporter NIPA6 → MGLSKENLTGLTLALVSSGFIGSSFIIKKQGLRRAAAVSGVRAGVGGYYYLMEPLWWVGLIIMIIGEVANFVAYAFAPAVLVTPLGALSIIVSAVLADLILKEKLPHLGILGCVMCIAGSIIIVINAPKEQPITSVLEIWNMATQPAFLAYVASVMVLVFILVFHFAPTCGHSNVLVYTGICSLMGSLSVMSVKALGTSLKLTFEGKNQLIYPETWFFMLVVAICVIMQMNYLNKALDTFNTAIVSPIYYVMFTTLTILASVIMFKDWDGQSGGTIVSEICGFIVVLSGTIMLHATKDFERSPSVRGSPPSSPSLSVRLFTGNGDLSHKQDEESVSPDSMCSRRQELY